In one Mobula hypostoma chromosome 17, sMobHyp1.1, whole genome shotgun sequence genomic region, the following are encoded:
- the LOC134357750 gene encoding regulator of G-protein signaling 9-binding protein B-like — protein MPIQNIKVADEGTAGSAKARDDCRALVDSLNKVTGCYRHLAIGIGGSADSAGLRDELRKTREKTQDLAVTIRNKLTAVLRDKNLGKEERAEMESLWVIFCSSLELFQVDMCKVLELGQGFALAGTERPLIQTGMSGGTSEVAARALSVPNIVHDTALDVSSLEQRDLQEQIEKVDRMVENMEMKVNVLRWTVEAKGDAYHSVLSNDTSSVALLSVDEEVRGWWCCHRSKCLTSMLLCTAALAAVVLSVCAANVA, from the coding sequence ATGCCGATCCAGAACATCAAGGTGGCAGATGAAGGCACGGCGGGTTCAGCCAAGGCGAGGGATGACTGCAGAGCTCTGGTGGACTCTCTGAACAAGGTGACGGGATGTTACAGGCACCTGGCGATCGGCATCGGAGGGTCGGCGGATTCCGCCGGCCTGAGAGATGAGCTGAGGAAAACCAGGGAAAAGACCCAAGACCTGGCCGTGACCATCAGGAACAAGCTGACGGCGGTGCTTCGGGACAAGAACCTGGGCAAAGAGGAGAGAGCGGAGATGGAGAGCCTGTGGGTCATATTCTGCTCCAGTCTGGAATTATTTCAGGTGGACATGTGCAAGGTGTTGGAATTGGGACAGGGCTTTGCCTTGGCCGGGACCGAGAGACCTCTGATTCAGACCGGAATGTCTGGAGGTACTTCGGAGGTGGCAGCCCGGGCGCTGAGCGTGCCAAACATAGTCCACGACACAGCCCTGGACGTGTCAAGcctggagcagagggatctgcaagAGCAGATCGAGAAGGTGGACAGGATGGTGGAGAACATGGAGATGAAGGTCAACGTGCTCAGGTGGACGGTGGAAGCCAAGGGAGATGCGTACCACTCGGTGCTGAGCAACGACACCTCCTCGGTAGCCCTGCTGTCGGTGGACGAGGAGGTGCGTGGCTGGTGGTGCTGTCATCGGAGCAAATGTCTTACATCCATGCTGCTCTGCACGGCGGCTCTCGCCGCTGTCGTGCTGTCCGTCTGCGCTGCTAACGTTGCATGA